The Granulicella sibirica genome has a segment encoding these proteins:
- a CDS encoding peptidylprolyl isomerase yields MIRILQQDNRLTKIVFAVIIGFAVVTMVITLVPGIFDNTDSAGSDVYATVHDPSTLGRITSESAPVKQTEVTALAQRQLAQQKLPPFLLPYMEQRAGQILVQRAILKHEADRMNLQVSDADLKRELQTGAFAQYIFPNGQYIGDDKYMDFVQNAFGTTRSDFESQVKQDMELNRLQALITGGVTVSDNAVREAYRVSGTKVKFDYAVISAEDLAKGINPTDAELQSFFKSNASKYATAMPETRKLSYFSFDASNLPGGKPQVTDADLQAYYNQHKDQFQVKEQVKVRHILIAVPAGSDAKTDAAAKAKAEDILKQIKAGGNFADLASKNSDDPGSKGQGGELGWLDRGKTVPEFDKTAFDLQPGQTSGLVKTQFGYHIIQTEEKKTAHLRPLDEVKPEILPVIEQTKFGAAEQSFAQQLASEAQKNGIDKAAAAHGLHANTTDYVAKDGVVAGLADGSALLTQAFTATKGAAPQSVATGDGYAVFQVVDVKPAHAPEFDAYKGKIAADYREQQIPQLLSAQLNKLDDRAKVLNDLRKAAAEMNIPVKTSDLVGKDGQVPDLGSMSGQGAVAFTLAKGAISGPINEGRVGVVLSVIDKQEPSPEDITKNFSATRDQLLNDQHEEIFRVYLGTLSDLYEKKGAVKYTKKPAAPTTPFGS; encoded by the coding sequence ATGATTCGCATTCTGCAGCAGGACAATCGCCTTACCAAGATAGTGTTTGCCGTCATTATTGGCTTTGCCGTGGTCACTATGGTGATCACGCTCGTTCCGGGAATTTTCGATAATACCGACTCCGCAGGCTCCGACGTCTACGCGACGGTGCATGATCCAAGCACGCTCGGTCGGATCACGAGCGAGTCTGCTCCGGTAAAGCAGACCGAGGTCACGGCGCTAGCGCAGCGCCAACTGGCACAGCAAAAGCTGCCTCCATTCCTCCTTCCATATATGGAGCAGCGCGCAGGGCAGATCCTGGTGCAGCGTGCCATACTGAAACACGAAGCAGACCGCATGAACCTGCAGGTCAGCGACGCGGACCTTAAGCGGGAGTTGCAGACGGGTGCCTTCGCTCAGTACATCTTTCCGAATGGGCAGTATATTGGCGACGACAAGTACATGGATTTCGTCCAAAACGCCTTCGGAACCACGCGTTCGGACTTCGAATCGCAGGTAAAACAGGATATGGAGTTGAACCGCCTGCAGGCTTTGATTACTGGCGGTGTCACCGTCTCGGACAATGCGGTGCGCGAGGCGTACCGGGTCTCCGGAACCAAAGTCAAGTTCGACTATGCCGTCATCTCGGCCGAGGATCTTGCCAAGGGGATCAACCCGACAGACGCCGAGCTTCAGAGTTTCTTTAAGAGCAACGCTTCAAAGTATGCGACCGCTATGCCCGAGACCCGCAAGTTGAGCTATTTCAGCTTCGACGCCTCCAACTTGCCGGGTGGCAAGCCTCAGGTGACGGATGCGGATCTGCAGGCCTATTACAACCAGCACAAAGATCAGTTCCAGGTGAAGGAGCAGGTCAAAGTGCGGCACATTCTCATTGCTGTGCCGGCTGGCTCTGACGCGAAGACCGATGCTGCTGCGAAGGCCAAGGCAGAGGACATTCTGAAGCAGATCAAGGCCGGGGGGAACTTCGCCGATCTCGCTTCCAAGAACTCGGACGATCCTGGAAGCAAGGGACAAGGCGGTGAGCTTGGATGGCTTGATCGCGGCAAGACAGTTCCGGAGTTCGACAAGACGGCCTTCGACCTTCAGCCCGGACAGACCTCAGGCCTGGTAAAGACCCAGTTTGGGTATCACATTATTCAGACAGAAGAGAAGAAAACCGCTCATCTTCGTCCGTTGGACGAGGTAAAGCCTGAAATCCTTCCTGTAATCGAACAGACGAAGTTTGGCGCGGCCGAGCAAAGCTTCGCGCAACAGCTTGCGAGCGAAGCCCAGAAGAACGGTATCGATAAGGCCGCCGCCGCCCACGGACTGCATGCCAACACAACGGATTACGTGGCGAAGGACGGTGTGGTTGCCGGGCTTGCCGACGGAAGCGCGCTCCTGACCCAGGCGTTCACTGCCACCAAAGGCGCGGCTCCGCAGTCGGTTGCGACCGGCGATGGCTACGCTGTTTTCCAGGTAGTCGACGTGAAGCCAGCTCACGCCCCTGAGTTTGACGCCTACAAGGGAAAGATCGCCGCAGATTATCGCGAGCAACAGATCCCTCAACTCCTGAGTGCGCAACTCAACAAACTCGACGACCGCGCGAAGGTGCTGAACGATCTCCGCAAGGCGGCGGCGGAGATGAATATCCCGGTAAAGACGAGCGATCTGGTGGGCAAGGATGGCCAGGTGCCGGATCTCGGCTCGATGAGCGGCCAGGGTGCGGTGGCGTTTACGCTGGCGAAGGGCGCGATCTCTGGGCCCATCAACGAGGGTCGCGTGGGCGTAGTGCTCAGCGTGATCGACAAGCAGGAACCCAGCCCAGAGGATATTACAAAGAATTTTTCGGCAACTCGGGATCAGCTCCTGAACGATCAGCATGAGGAGATCTTCAGGGTGTATCTCGGAACGCTGAGCGATCTCTACGAAAAGAAGGGCGCCGTGAAGTACACCAAGAAGCCAGCCGCCCCGACGACGCCGTTCGGCAGCTAA